The Pseudomonadota bacterium genome includes a region encoding these proteins:
- a CDS encoding SIMPL domain-containing protein, which produces MKENSKTWALIIGLSMFCGLTALGYLLGNAALTVKERERSVTVKGLSEQEYPADTVIWPIQFTAADNDLQQLYQTITDNAEKIKGFLLGKGIKETEISIHPPTVTDKSAQRYGNSAPAQFRYSAIQTVTVYSSKVDNIRQAMAKLVELGRQGIAFSNEDYDARPEYIFSRLNEIKPAMIEEATRKARDVALKFALDSQSKLGKIKSASQGQFSISDRDRSTPFIKRIRVVSTVEYYLSD; this is translated from the coding sequence ATGAAGGAAAATAGTAAGACCTGGGCCCTGATCATCGGTCTCTCAATGTTCTGCGGCCTGACCGCTCTCGGCTACCTGCTCGGCAATGCCGCCTTGACCGTAAAAGAAAGGGAACGCAGCGTTACGGTTAAAGGTCTTTCCGAGCAGGAATATCCGGCCGACACCGTGATCTGGCCGATCCAGTTCACTGCGGCCGACAACGACCTGCAGCAGCTTTACCAGACCATCACCGACAACGCCGAAAAGATAAAAGGCTTTCTTCTGGGCAAAGGAATCAAGGAAACTGAAATTTCAATCCATCCCCCAACGGTCACCGACAAATCGGCCCAGCGTTATGGCAACTCAGCCCCGGCCCAGTTTCGCTACAGCGCCATTCAAACCGTGACCGTTTATTCCAGCAAGGTCGACAATATTCGCCAGGCCATGGCCAAACTGGTCGAACTCGGCCGACAAGGCATCGCCTTCAGCAACGAAGACTACGATGCCCGACCGGAATATATTTTTTCCCGCCTGAATGAAATCAAGCCGGCCATGATCGAGGAAGCCACTCGCAAGGCGCGGGATGTCGCCTTGAAATTCGCCCTGGATTCCCAGAGTAAACTGGGCAAGATAAAAAGCGCCTCTCAAGGTCAATTCAGCATCAGCGACCGGGACCGCAGCACGCCCTTCATCAAACGAATTCGCGTCGTCTCCACGGTTGAGTACTACCTTTCCGATTAA
- the mdh gene encoding malate dehydrogenase has protein sequence MKRAKIALIGGGQIGGVLAQLCAQRELGDVVLFDIVEGLPQGKMLDLAEVARIDQFDVELKGTNSYGDIAGADVVIVTAGLPRKPGMSRDDLLEINAKIMKQVAEGIRDYAPEAFVIIISNPLDAMVTLCQKITGFPSNRVVGQAGVLDSNRFCSFIAWELGVSVRDVNAMVLGGHGDTMVPIVRYANVNGVPVMEQLVRKYNGDENKARAVMAAMVERTKMAGGEVVKLLGNGSAFYSPASSAIAMAEAFLRDQKRVLPVCALLRGEFGVENYYVGVPCVLGAQGVERIVEFELSPEEREMFDNSVAAVKKLIDELPSILPEMADLF, from the coding sequence ATGAAAAGAGCGAAAATTGCATTGATTGGTGGTGGTCAGATCGGGGGTGTTCTGGCTCAGTTGTGCGCCCAGAGAGAGCTTGGCGATGTGGTTCTTTTTGATATCGTCGAAGGCTTGCCGCAGGGGAAAATGCTGGACCTGGCCGAGGTGGCCCGGATCGATCAGTTTGATGTCGAGCTCAAGGGCACCAACAGCTATGGCGATATTGCCGGAGCCGATGTGGTTATCGTCACCGCCGGCCTGCCCCGCAAGCCGGGGATGAGTCGCGATGATCTGCTCGAAATCAACGCCAAGATTATGAAACAGGTGGCGGAAGGTATCAGGGATTATGCTCCGGAGGCCTTTGTCATTATTATTTCCAATCCTCTGGATGCGATGGTGACCTTGTGTCAGAAGATTACCGGTTTTCCGTCGAATCGGGTTGTCGGCCAAGCAGGAGTGCTTGATTCCAACCGTTTCTGTTCTTTTATAGCCTGGGAACTGGGGGTTTCGGTGCGCGATGTCAACGCCATGGTCCTCGGCGGGCATGGTGATACCATGGTGCCGATTGTCCGTTACGCCAATGTCAACGGGGTCCCGGTCATGGAACAGCTGGTGCGCAAATATAACGGCGACGAAAACAAGGCGCGGGCGGTGATGGCGGCCATGGTGGAACGCACTAAGATGGCTGGCGGCGAGGTGGTCAAACTGCTGGGTAACGGTTCCGCCTTCTACAGTCCGGCCTCTTCGGCGATTGCCATGGCCGAAGCCTTTTTGCGCGACCAGAAACGGGTCCTGCCGGTCTGCGCCCTGCTGCGGGGAGAATTCGGAGTCGAAAATTATTATGTCGGCGTTCCTTGTGTCCTGGGGGCGCAAGGGGTCGAGAGAATTGTCGAGTTCGAGCTCAGTCCGGAGGAACGGGAAATGTTTGATAACTCGGTGGCCGCCGTCAAAAAGCTGATTGATGAACTGCCGAGCATCCTGCCCGAGATGGCTGAT